In the genome of Podospora pseudocomata strain CBS 415.72m chromosome 7, whole genome shotgun sequence, the window ggattCGGTGTGGCAGTCTACGCAGTCGAACCATTTCCTGCAGCAGGGGGAGCGGATCGAGACTTGGGCGTTTAGGATGTGTTTACTGGGAGGCGAGCGTCAGCGAGCGAGACCTATGTTGTGATGGGCTGGTTGGGATAAggtgtgatggtgttgtttggggaAATGAGGTGTACGTACCACATGTTGTCAAAGGGGGGTAgtccttgcggtggtggttaaGCTTTCGTTGGTGATTATCGTGAGGCAGTTGGTTTGTGAGATTCGGAGGGTGGGCAAGGATCGGAGATACGGCTTGGCTATCCCGTGGTTTGTTAAATTAGGTATCGGCTTTGGAGGagccctcatcatcatggtgtAGAAAGTTGTAGTAGGtagtgggtgggtgggggggcgTGGCGGAAGCGGTGGAGTGGGGCCGGTGATAAAAGCTTGGCATTATTTATAAGAAGTGTGGGGACATGTACCTTTATTACGTGGGGCTTCTACAGGGCAAGAGATGGATGCACTCCAGGAACTGTGCATGAGAAGATCTAGGTTTAGAACCAACAGATGGAGCTTCTAGAATGGGGCTGTTGGTGTGTAAGAGGGATGTTGTTGGTcggttggtggtttggggcTTAAGTAAGATTTGTAGTGAATATTTTACTTTGTAGAGACCAGTGAAGAGGTACCCGGGAAGTGGGTGAACAGGTACCGGTGGTCGGGACTCGGGAGCGCACCGTGCACGTGGAAGGGGCTGTGGGAAGAACTGCACTGTGGGGCTTCGCAAGGCACACCCTTGGATTAGTCAACCAACAGGCAACCAAGCCGCAGCCACTATGTCAGAGCGCCGTTTCAACTCTTGCCATTGAACTTTCAACTTCTCTTTCTCACCACCCAATTGCCACTGACAAAAGAGTCGCTGCCATCCCATCGCCCGGCGTTTGTTTGCGGCAACCTCGCCGCGCCCGTACCGATAAGATACATTGGGACAAGATGCCGCCGAAAAGAAAGGCGCCTGGCACTCAGGGTGCGGCGGCGAAAGCTGGTCGCACCTCGGCGCTCTCAACGCCCGGTCCTGGCACCCCGCGCAGTCTTGATAGCTCCATGATgtccgaggaggatgaggactttTTGAACGacgaggatgtcgatgagGCTCAGAAGCAGCGCGAGGACATGCTCGCGAAGGAGGCGGACCAGTTCGTGAACAAGTGGGCCCTCACCTCCAAGAATGTGGACGGCGGTGAGGAGGCGGGTCAAAGAACCTACGATGCCGCCTCTCAGTACTTCAAGAAGAGAGACTACTCTCACTACCAGCTCAAGCCCGATCACCAGAACCGCCCGCTCTGGATCGAGCCGGACGGGACCATTGTGCTAGAGCGCTTCAGCCCGCTGTCAGAGCAGGCCACAGACTTTCTGATCACCATTGCCGAGCCAAAGTCGCGTCCATCTCTGCTTCACGAGTACCGCATCACAACGCACAGCTTGTATGCCGCTGTGTCGATTGGTCTCAGGCCGCAAGATATCATAAACACGCTCGATCGCTTCCTGAAGACACCGCTGCCTCCCAGGATTCTCAACTTCATTAGCAGTTGTACCCAGAGCTACGGCAAGGTAAAGCTCGTgctcaagaacaacaagtACTTTGTAGAGAGCGTTGATACACAACTGCTTCAGAAGCTGTTGGCTGATCCACAAATTCGTGCAGCCCGCATCTCTGGGACTACTGACATCAGCACCAGCTATGCGCCCACCATGGCCGGCTTGGTCATTCCCGGCACCAAGAACGCTGCCGGCGTCCACCAGGCCGATCTGAAGCAGGGGAATAATCAAAATGGCGAGCAAGGGCAGGCAGGCGCCGAGGCCGATGTCTTTGCTGCCTTgaatgaagaagatgatgatgacgagaagGAAGCCGTTCACTCTTTTGAGATCTCGGATGCCTCGGTCGAAACGGTGCAGAAACAGTGCCTGGAGATCGGCTTCCCAATCCTCGAAGAGTACGACTTCCGAAACGACAATGTGAACCCTAACCTCGAGATTGACCTCCGGCCCAACACTCTGATCCGGCCGTACCAGGAGAAGAGTCTCAGCAAGATGTTTGGCAACGGCAGAGCCAAGAGCGGTATCATTGTCTTGCCTTGCGGAGCGGGCAAAACGTTGGTGGGTATCACGGCTGCTTGTACCATCAGGAAGGGAGTTATTGTCCTCTGCACGAGTTCTATGTCAGTCGTCCAGTGGCGCCAGGAGTTCCTCAAGTGgtccaacatcaacccagaGGACATCGCTGTCTTCACAGCCGACAGCAAGAACAAGTTCTCGGGGAGTACTGGCATCATTGTCACCACATACTCCATGGTGACCAACTCCAGAGAACGGTCTCACGACAgcaagaagatgatggatTTCCTCAGAGGGCGAGAATGGGGTCTGATGCTCCTCGACGAAGTCCACGTCGTCCCCGCCGATGTCTTCCGCCGCGTCATCTCGTCTATCAAGTCGCACTCTAAGCTTGGTCTcaccgccaccctcctccgtGAGGATGACAAGATCTCCCAtctcaacttcctcatcggccccaagctcTATGAGGCCAACTGGATGGAATTATCCCAACAAGGCCACATCGCCAAGGTCCAGTGCGCAGAAGTGTGGTGTTCCATGCCCCCGGAATTCTACGACGAGTATCTCCGCGCCAACTCCCACATGAAGCGCACGCTCTACGCCATGAACCCGAGGAAGTTCCAAGCTTGCCAGTACCTGATCAACTATCACGAAGCGCGCGGCGACAAGATCATCGTCTTCTCTGATGAGCTTTACTCTCTCAAACAGTATGCTCTCAAACTCAAAAAGGTCTTCATCTACGGCGGCACCGGCCAGGCGGAGCGCATGCAAGTCCTCGAAAACTTTCAGCACAATCCCGATGTCAACActctcttcttgtccaagATTGGCGACACCTCCCTCGATCTGCCCGAAGCAACCTGTCTCATCCAGATTTCCTCTCATTTCGGCTCCCGTAGGCAAGAGGCCCAGCGTCTCGGCCGTATCCTACGAGCCAAGCGCCGTAACGATGAAGGCTTCAACGCCTTTTTCTACTCTCTGGTATCGAAAGACACCCAAGAGATGTACTACTCCTCCAAGCGCCAGGCCTTCCTCGTTGATCAGGGGTACGCCTTCAAGGTTATCACTCAGTTAgccaacatcaacgacacGCCCGATCTTGCCTTTGCCACGCCTCAGGAACGCCGGGAGCTTCTTCAACGAACATTGGTCGACAATGAGAAGGGCTTTGAGCAAGACGCCGAGACTGATGATCTGTTTGGGAAGCCCTCTGGCAGGAGAGGTGCTGGGGGTGCCAGGGGAAGGAAGGCTGGGAATGGGGTTAGGAGGACGGCGGGTACGCTTGGGGAGCTGTCGGGTGGGCAGGATATGGCGTATATTGAGCAGAACAAGGCTGCGAATAAGGGGTTGAAGGGCAAGGgggcggggaagaaggcggatgCTGGGGGGCAGAATTCGTTCTTCAAGAAGATtcagagggagaaggaaaagattAAGGGGGCAAGATAAGGGGCGTGTCCATTGCGGCTTTGCGTTGTCGTAGCAGTGGCTTTTGGCGTTTTGAGACGTTTAGCGAGCAGGGCAAAGGGTGTATTAGATTgtatttttttgttttttttggatcAACAAGATTAACACAGCATCATATCACCAATGGCGTTGGActtgggatggggttgggctGGATGGCTTGCTCCGAGAAGGGGGTATATAGACAGTTTGCCTTTGGCTCTGTTTCGTGAGAACTGTTAATTGCATGACAAATACATGATGCCATCGTGAACTGCATTTGCCTGTTGCTCTGGAACATCAAAATTctataaaaaaaataaaaccaATTCTAGAGCCATGATCTAAGTCGGGCATAGTGTCTTTGATGTATACACCTGCCATGGCAaatctcccccccccctttcaaaGAGGTAAACAGTCTAATCAAGATCATCCTTTTCAACCCAAGTTGGTATTCTTTCAAACAATGCTCGAAAGTCTAATGAATCTGTGAGAGATCTATACGCCCCCTTCACTGCCTCGGCGAGAACCTCGCACAAACCGAACCCCCTTCCACGAGCAGCACCAAGATTGTCCTCCACCCCTCTACCCACTGATTCCCATCTTTTTGGAGAGAATGATACACCATCTGATGCCGCCCTCCCATCTACTGACGCCCCGTCTTTTTGAGAATTGTAGCTCCCAGACGACCTCATCTCAAGCTGTCTCCCTCTCATTCTCCCATCCTGCTGGGAATAGTCGCTGTCGGACGGCCTCATGCCATACTCTCCTTCTCTCATCTTCCAATCTGGCAGGCGGTTATTTGAAGAATTCGCCGTCCAAGTCCCATGATTCACCACATCACTCCCCCACCGAGACTGCTGACAGTTCACACCGGttcccccattcccaccatcCTGCTGGAAGTAATCAGGAGGATACCACGTCCCAActcacccaaacccccttatcttcaccacccccatgaGATTTTTCCTCACTCCCCACCCTACTGGAAGTTATTACCAGGAAACCGCGTCCCATTAACCCCCTGCACCCCCTGCCCCAACTGACTAGCCACCACCGTCGCCTCCCTCACAGCCCTAGCAACcgtccccctcaccctcccctcctccagaaccaacaaccccccaatgGTGCACCCCCCCGGCGTGCTAACCTTATCCCTCAACAACGCAGGGTGATCCCCATTCAGCACCAACCCCGCAGCCCCCTTCATAGTCTGCGCAGCCATCCTCTGCGCCTCCGCCCTCGGCAAACCCATCGCAACAGCCCCATCAATAGCAGCCTCAAGCATCAACGCGAAAAAAGCCGGCCCTGACCCACACAGCGAAGTGCAAACATCCATGTTTGACGGAGGGAGGTAGACCACCTCGCCAATCCGCTTGAAAATCCAGGTAACCGTCCCCATCGTCTCGGGGTCaagaggggggttgctgaTTCCGATGACGGTCATGCTTTCCCTGATGAGGGAGGCAGTGTTTGGCATTGCGCGGACGATTTGGCAGTTTACGGGCTGGCCGccgttggcggtggtgagggtttgggagagCTGGGTTTCGGTTACgccggcgaggatggagatgaggagttTACCactgagggagggggcgagggagggttCGGAGAGGAGTTCGTTGACCATGTAGGGTTTGCAGGccaggaggatgatgtcggcGGATTGGacggcggggaggttggagttTGTGAGGATTGTTACCGGGGTGGTGTAGGAGGAGAAGGCAGTCTTGAGCTTTTTGGCGGATTCGGGACGTTTGACGCAGGCGATGAATTTGgaggggaggcggggggtggtggttgtttcgtagaggggggtggaggtgccggagggggtgggggagatggatttCTCGtcgagggaggcgaggatgcCGGAGAGGATTGCTATGCCCATTGTTCCTGGGGGAAAGTTAGTTATGTgagtggtgggaaggggggtgagggggggacATACCGCAGCCGATGACGGCCATGGTGAGCTcgggggagctggtggtttGAGAAGCGCTCATTGTGTTGTGCAGTTGGGTTTAGATGTGTAGTATAAATGTGAGATTGACCGATGGGTTATGTGAGTTGAGATGTGCTCACAGAAAACTTGTGCCAAAGTTCGGAGTGAGATGTGAAAAAAGAAGGTGCGTGTAAGTTGCTGCGTTTGAAGACTCACTCAACTTTTGTGGACACTCTTGTGACGGAGAGGGGCAATTTTGATAATATAACAgacagaagaaaaggaaagagcAACATGAACACACACACTATAATCAATCATGGGCAACAGCTGACCGTTCTTTTTaaaattttttttttgtttctacCATTTATCACACCGAactctcatcaccaaacccatCACAACTcatctccaacaccctcttcTTGTGTCACCAACATCTTTTTCTCAAAATTCCAAAACCATTTCCCAGGGTCCAAGTGGCCAAAAACTCACCCCACTATCCCCCGCCACAATCCTCACCGCCTACCCAAAAAGCGCCTAGATTACCCGTATCCCCAGGGCGGTGGTGCACGAGCCATCACTAGGTAATGGACGACTCTCACAAGCCTCCAATTGCCCATCAAGGTCCAGcagctcaacaaccaccatcatcttcaaaTACAACTGTGCCAAGACAGCAACCACAAAACCCACAACCAGAACGCGCCGCCGCTGGTCATGGTCCAAAAGTCAATAACACCCCCAACAATACAAAATGGTCCAAAAACAATAgccaaaaaataaaaaacctTTCCAActacatcaacaacaacaacccaaccggcacaaaccatcatcatcatcatcatcatcatcaccaccatcactccACCAAAAAAATGGCCGACCCCTTCGAAGTGCGAATGCGCTTCACAAACCAGCTGAGGCAACTCAACGCCTCGGTTACGTCTGCCCAAAAGGCGGCCCAGTTCGCGCTTAAACACCatgagatgggggaggatttgCATTCTTGCATTTTGGAGCAGCTTGAAAAGGTCCCTTTACCCTCCGCCCCTTAATCCACACATCATTACTGACAAAAGGACAGAACAACATGAACACCCGCGCCAACATTATGTACTTTATCGAACACTTCCTCGACCTTGCCCAGAAGGAATCCCACCCTGAATACGTTGTTCTCATGCAGCGTGACATCATCCGCGTCGTTGACGCTGTCGCTCCCGAAGATGGGACCGGGATCGCAAACGTCAAAGTTGCGAGGAAGGTCCTGCAGGCGTTGGCGGCAAAGTCGTTTCTTGATGGGGAGCTGCTGAGTCAGAttgaggaggtgttgagggagaggtatTCTGCCGCGCAGCAGGATCTGGCGCTCATGTCGTCGCCTACTActgctgttggggatggtgatgtgggttggggtgggggggtgccTACGCCGCAGACTAGGGTTTctactggtggtggtggtggtggtgggaaagggaagaTGAAGTTGGATAGGAAGCAGGTTGAGCAGAGGAttgaggaggatagggagCGGCATAAGAGGCAAAGGGAGGGGATTTGGGCGGTTAGTCCGGAGAATGAGGCCGAGTTGAGCAAGTTGTGGGAGGAGACGAGCgagctgggggaggatgatgagaggatgtgtgatgaggagtgggaggagtgggaggaggcgatggggggtgggtgtgggCATTGGGGGGAGAGGACTAATGGGGATCATCACTCTTGAGTGTTTTACTGGTGGAGATTTGTTATGGTACGTATGGCgttttgggaagggggaaataATAACTTGGGGAAACAGCGGGTGTTTGGGGCgtttatttttattttgatggggaggaaaagCAGGATTGGACGGCTGTTGATTAGGTGTGATACCATACCTATAGTGCTTGtgtgtatatatatatcttgTGGGAGTTGGAGGTAGGTACAGGCCTCTTTGAAGAAGCGTCTGGGAAAAGAACTGTAGCTTAATTATTGACACGGGGTGCTGTTTTATACCGActacctgcctgcctgcctgcctcccaacaccaaaccAGAAACGCCGCTGTAAAATTTACACACAAAAGTAAACgtacaaaaagaaaaaaagaaaaaaaaaaccagagAAATAATCCGCATGATCCTGGCCTGTTAGCAAGCTTTGCTTGCTACCAAAtttactactactactactactactactactactaccaccaccaccactactactcctcctcctcctcctcatcctcatcctcaaccctagccttcttcttcacactCTCCCCATTatcgtcaaccccctccgtcgtcgccttcctcttccccttcccattcatcaccaccaccaccccctcgccctcctccctcagcttCTGCTCCTGATCCTCCATCTTGACAAGCAACCTCGCATAATC includes:
- the SSL2 gene encoding DNA repair helicase RAD25 (BUSCO:EOG09260HSP; COG:L; EggNog:ENOG503NTVF), producing the protein MPPKRKAPGTQGAAAKAGRTSALSTPGPGTPRSLDSSMMSEEDEDFLNDEDVDEAQKQREDMLAKEADQFVNKWALTSKNVDGGEEAGQRTYDAASQYFKKRDYSHYQLKPDHQNRPLWIEPDGTIVLERFSPLSEQATDFLITIAEPKSRPSLLHEYRITTHSLYAAVSIGLRPQDIINTLDRFLKTPLPPRILNFISSCTQSYGKVKLVLKNNKYFVESVDTQLLQKLLADPQIRAARISGTTDISTSYAPTMAGLVIPGTKNAAGVHQADLKQGNNQNGEQGQAGAEADVFAALNEEDDDDEKEAVHSFEISDASVETVQKQCLEIGFPILEEYDFRNDNVNPNLEIDLRPNTLIRPYQEKSLSKMFGNGRAKSGIIVLPCGAGKTLVGITAACTIRKGVIVLCTSSMSVVQWRQEFLKWSNINPEDIAVFTADSKNKFSGSTGIIVTTYSMVTNSRERSHDSKKMMDFLRGREWGLMLLDEVHVVPADVFRRVISSIKSHSKLGLTATLLREDDKISHLNFLIGPKLYEANWMELSQQGHIAKVQCAEVWCSMPPEFYDEYLRANSHMKRTLYAMNPRKFQACQYLINYHEARGDKIIVFSDELYSLKQYALKLKKVFIYGGTGQAERMQVLENFQHNPDVNTLFLSKIGDTSLDLPEATCLIQISSHFGSRRQEAQRLGRILRAKRRNDEGFNAFFYSLVSKDTQEMYYSSKRQAFLVDQGYAFKVITQLANINDTPDLAFATPQERRELLQRTLVDNEKGFEQDAETDDLFGKPSGRRGAGGARGRKAGNGVRRTAGTLGELSGGQDMAYIEQNKAANKGLKGKGAGKKADAGGQNSFFKKIQREKEKIKGAR
- the PRO3 gene encoding delta 1-pyrroline-5-carboxylate reductase (EggNog:ENOG503NVU1; COG:E); translated protein: MSASQTTSSPELTMAVIGCGTMGIAILSGILASLDEKSISPTPSGTSTPLYETTTTPRLPSKFIACVKRPESAKKLKTAFSSYTTPVTILTNSNLPAVQSADIILLACKPYMVNELLSEPSLAPSLSGKLLISILAGVTETQLSQTLTTANGGQPVNCQIVRAMPNTASLIRESMTVIGISNPPLDPETMGTVTWIFKRIGEVVYLPPSNMDVCTSLCGSGPAFFALMLEAAIDGAVAMGLPRAEAQRMAAQTMKGAAGLVLNGDHPALLRDKVSTPGGCTIGGLLVLEEGRVRGTVARAVREATVVASQLGQGVQGVNGTRFPGNNFQ
- a CDS encoding hypothetical protein (EggNog:ENOG503NYTD; COG:S); translated protein: MDDSHKPPIAHQGPAAQQPPSSSNTTVPRQQPQNPQPERAAAGHGPKVNNTPNNTKWSKNNSQKIKNLSNYINNNNPTGTNHHHHHHHHHHHHSTKKMADPFEVRMRFTNQLRQLNASVTSAQKAAQFALKHHEMGEDLHSCILEQLEKNNMNTRANIMYFIEHFLDLAQKESHPEYVVLMQRDIIRVVDAVAPEDGTGIANVKVARKVLQALAAKSFLDGELLSQIEEVLRERYSAAQQDLALMSSPTTAVGDGDVGWGGGVPTPQTRVSTGGGGGGGKGKMKLDRKQVEQRIEEDRERHKRQREGIWAVSPENEAELSKLWEETSELGEDDERMCDEEWEEWEEAMGGGCGHWGERTNGDHHS